One Capsicum annuum cultivar UCD-10X-F1 chromosome 2, UCD10Xv1.1, whole genome shotgun sequence genomic window carries:
- the LOC107859282 gene encoding major pollen allergen Lig v 1, with protein MEKSTLIMLIASTICSFSLVGISDGSTEKKEEKKDPLLVVQGRVYCDPCRAAFLSNLSEPLPGAGVQLQCHQFKTKKQVLSIPALTNSIGSYRILLEGNHSDESCAVFLKSSPRKDCNTFIGNNEYPTLTAIELYGKKFKNGQTYVTEPLRFLTKEVSSKCSPDWDRK; from the exons atggaaaaatcaacTCTTATAATGTTGATTGCCAGTACTATTTGTTCATTTTCCCTTGTGGGAATTAGCGATGGCTCaacagaaaaaaaagaagagaaaaaagatcCTTTACTCGTTGTACAGGGACGTGTCTATTGTGATCCTTGTCGTGCAGCATTTTTATCCAATCTTAGTGAGCCTTTACCAG GTGCGGGTGTGCAGTTGCAATGCCAccaattcaaaactaaaaaacagGTGTTGAGTATCCCCGCCTTGACTAATTCCATCGGATCTTATCGCATACTTTTAGAAGGAAATCATAGTGATGAAAGTTGTGCGGTATTTTTGAAAAGCAGTCCCAGAAAAGATTGCAATACATTTATAGGAAATAATGAGTATCCTACATTAACAGCAATTGAACTCTAtggcaaaaaattcaaaaatggaCAAACATATGTAACAGAACCTCTACGTTTTCTTACCAAAGAAGTCTCATCAAAATGTTCACCAGATTGGGATCGAAAATAA